One stretch of Pieris brassicae chromosome 8, ilPieBrab1.1, whole genome shotgun sequence DNA includes these proteins:
- the LOC123712890 gene encoding DNA replication licensing factor MCM4, translating into MSTPSKRPSSRASSEARTPSRRTRASQQVIVPETPQRSTGTPSKDGTPGTPRRPPRTPSHQVPGTSPARALESSPIGMDIDMSSPLNYGTPSSLSTPRSLMRGAMTPARQRADLRGHQVGPNVPAPTPTRNVEGGQETASSEPQLVVWGTDVAITECREKFIKFLQRFVEPTAVTNEPLYEMKLEEIHTLEEPFLDIDCEHVKVFDAKLHRQFVCYPQEVIPAFDAAVNELFFQKYPAAVLEHQIQVRPYNAPQRHMRDLNPEDIDQLVTISGMVIRTSTIVPEMREAYFRCGVCGAGASAELERGRVPEPAHCSHCSTAHSFQLIHNRSHFTDKQLVKLQEAPDDMPAGRTPATVSVMAHGALVEGVGAGERVAVTGVFRAAPASVNPRRATLRALHRTHIDSLHYKKTHSDRLHDMEEGKEHQFPPERVEMFKTLASQPDCYERLARAIAPSIYENLDIKKGVLLQLLGGTKKNFNAAGRTHFRSEINILLCGDPGTSKSQLLRWVHSLVPRAQYTSGRGSSAVGLTAYVTKDPDTRQLILQTGALVLSDNGICCIDEFDKMNDSTRSVLHEVMEQQTLSIAKAGIICQLNARTSILAAANPAESQWNKNKTIVENVQLPHTLMSRFDLIFLILDPQDEVFDRRLASHLVSLYYRDPTQVQEEDEDLIGINLMRDYLAFAKENVHPTLSEASQQRLIDAYVDMRRVGSGRGQISAYPRQLESLIRLAEAHAKVRLSSIVEIKDVDEAARLHREALKQSATDPASGRIDVGILTTGLGAAARRRRADLLAALKEALEPMQRPSTLTHNKLLQKINAGSQITVSREQLDEALRDLQDEGKVTVVSSSHIRII; encoded by the exons ATGTCAACTCCTTCTAAAAGACCATCTTCGCGAGCTTCTTCAGAAGCCCGTACACCATCTCGCAGAACACGAGCATCTCAACAAGTAATCGTACCCGAGACACCTCAACGGTCTACCGGTACTCCGTCAAAAG atGGAACGCCAGGCACTCCGCGGAGACCACCGCGCACTCCAAGTCACCAGGTTCCAGGCACATCCCCAGCCAGAGCTCTTGAATCTAGCCCTATTG GCATGGATATTGATATGAGTTCGCCATTGAACTATGGAACACCAAGCTCCCTGAGCACACCACGATCCCTTATGAGAGGAGCTATGACTCCAGCAAGACAACGAGCTGACTTGCGAGGACATCAAGTGGGTCCAAATGTACCTGCACCCACTCCAACAAGAAAT GTTGAAGGAGGTCAAGAAACAGCTTCAAGTGAGCCCCAGCTTGTAGTATGGGGTACAGACGTTGCAATCACAGAATGTAGAGAGAAGTTCATAAAGTTTCTCCAGAGATTTGTTGAACCCACTGCAGTCACCAATGAGCCAttatatgaaatgaaattggAGGAG aTTCACACACTCGAAGAGCCATTTTTGGATATTGATTGTGAACATGTTAAAGTTTTTGATGCTAAACTCCATAGacaatttgtttgttatcCTCAAGAG GTGATTCCAGCGTTTGACGCAGCCGTTAATGAGTTGTTCTTTCAAAAGTATCCAGCTGCAGTACTGGAACATCAGATACAGGTCAGGCCTTACAATGCTCCACAAAGGCATATGAGAGATTTGAATCCTGAAG ACATCGACCAACTGGTGACCATATCGGGCATGGTGATCCGCACGTCGACCATCGTGCCGGAAATGCGCGAAGCCTACTTCCGGTGCGGGGTGTGCGGGGCCGGGGCTTCGGCTGAGCTGGAGCGGGGCCGCGTGCCGGAGCCGGCTCACTGCTCACACTGCAGCACGGCGCACAGTTTCCAGCTCATACACAACCGCTCGCACTTCACCGACAAACAGCTGGTCAAACTGCAGGAGGCCCCCG ACGATATGCCAGCCGGTCGGACCCCGGCCACCGTCAGCGTGATGGCCCACGGGGCCCTAGTGGAAGGGGTGGGGGCGGGAGAGAGGGTCGCAGTGACGGGAGTGTTCCGGGCTGCGCCCGCGTCCGTCAACCCTCGGAGGGCAACACTCCGCGCATTGCATAGGACTCACATAGACTCGTTGCATTATAAGAAGACCCATTCCGATAGATTGCACGATATGGAAGAGGG GAAAGAGCACCAGTTTCCTCCGGAACGCGTGGAAATGTTCAAGACGTTGGCCTCGCAGCCGGATTGCTACGAGAGGCTCGCGAGGGCCATAGCGCCATCTATTTACGAAAACTTGGACATTAAGAAGGGAGTGTTGCTGCAGCTCCTCGGAGGCACCAAGAAGAACTTCAATGCCGCCGGTCGGACACATTTTAG atCGGAAATAAACATTCTGCTGTGCGGAGATCCCGGGACCAGCAAATCTCAGTTGTTGCGCTGGGTGCACTCTTTGGTCCCCCGGGCGCAGTACACCTCCGGCAGAGGCTCCTCCGCGGTGGGCCTCACCGCTTACGTCACCAAGGACCCCGATACGCGACAGCTCATCCTGCAGAC AGGGGCTCTGGTGCTATCTGATAACGGAATATGTTGCATCGACGAGTTTGACAAAATGAACGATTCGACGCGCAGTGTTCTGCACGAG GTGATGGAACAGCAGACCTTGTCGATAGCGAAGGCCGGCATCATTTGCCAACTCAACGCCCGAACGTCGATCCTGGCGGCGGCCAACCCGGCCGAGTCTCAGTGGAACAAGAACAAGACTATCGTCGAGAATGTTCAGCTGCCTCACACGCTCATGTCGAG ATTCGACTTGATATTCCTGATACTGGACCCGCAAGACGAAGTCTTCGACCGCAGACTGGCCTCACATTTGGTGTCCCTCTATTATCGAGACCCTACGCAAGTGCAAGAAGAAGATGAGGATTTAATC GGTATTAACTTGATGCGGGATTACTTGGCATTCGCCAAAGAAAACGTCCACCCCACGCTCAGCGAGGCTTCGCAGCAGAGACTTATCGACGCCTACGTTGACATGAG GCGCGTAGGCAGCGGTCGCGGTCAAATATCGGCCTACCCGCGTCAGCTGGAGTCCCTCATTCGGCTAGCAGAGGCTCATGCGAAGGTTCGCTTGTCTTCCATTGTGGAGATCAAGGATGTCGACGAAGCCGCTCg ACTCCATCGTGAAGCCCTGAAGCAGTCGGCCACCGACCCGGCTTCAGGCCGTATCGACGTGGGGATCCTCACGACCGGTCTGGGCGCGGCCGCTAGAAGGCGTCGCGCCGATCTGTTGGCGGCCCTCAAGGAGGCTCTGGAGCCGATGCAAAGGCCGTCTACCCTAACGCACAACAAGTTACTGCAGAAGATCAACGCGGGATCCCAAATC ACGGTATCCCGTGAGCAGTTGGACGAAGCTCTACGAGATTTACAGGACGAAGGGAAAGTTACCGTCGTCAGTTCCTCGcatattagaattatttga
- the LOC123712891 gene encoding (Lyso)-N-acylphosphatidylethanolamine lipase isoform X2, with the protein MGSELNLSTTEASWTGVWFSWTRQSDTMLRNIEKTILSCVKTAYKRFYVDIGSVVGQCDKIWTISLNDEAAQTPLVMLHGMGAGVALWCPNLDALAATRPVYAIDLLGFGRSSRPKFASDAEKVEAQWVESVEEWRREVKINHFILLGHSLGGYIATAYALKYPDRVRHLILADPWGFPEKPSNVYEKYQVPFWVRTVAKVLQPLNPLWAVRAAGPAGKWLVSKTRPDISRKFMNYVADAQTVIPEYLYQCNSQTPSGESAFHTLMHGFGWAKNPMVRRVDRLHPALPVTVLYGSRSWVDNTTGQQLAQHRPDSDTTVQVINGAGHHVYLDKPDLFNKYVNEACARADADTTFATRIEKTESASEKRSSVDRQPDLEPKQCDNTNPVSTS; encoded by the exons atgggTAGTGAATTAAATCTTTCAACTACGGAAGCCAG ttGGACAGGGGTATGGTTCAGCTGGACGAGGCAATCTGACACAATGCTTAGGAATATTGAGAAGACTATACTATCAT GTGTCAAAACAGCATATAAGCGTTTCTATGTGGACATAGGGTCGGTTGTGGGGCAATGTGACAAGATATGGACGATATCATTGAACGATGAAGCGGCACAGACGCCGCTTGTAATGCTTCACGGAATGGGGGCAGGTGTGGCTTTGTGGTGCCCCAACTTAGACGCTCTGGCTGCCACGAGACCAGTCTACGCTATCGACTTATTGg GCTTTGGCCGCAGTTCGCGACCGAAGTTCGCATCAGACGCTGAAAAAGTTGAAGCTCAATGGGTCGAGTCGGTGGAAGAATGGAGACGAGAAGTCAAGATAAATCACTTCATCCTACTAGGACATAGCTTGGGAGGATACATTGCTACGGCATACGCTCTCAAATATCCTGATCG aGTACGTCACCTTATCTTAGCCGATCCGTGGGGATTTCCCGAGAAACCGTCTAATGTGTACGAGAAGTACCAAGTGCCGTTTTGGGTTCGGACGGTCGCGAAAGTCTTGCAACCTCTCAACCCTCTTTGGGCGGTCAGAGCCGCGGGACCGGCTGGCAAATGGCTGGTTTCAAAGACCCGGCCGGACATTTCGAggaaatttatgaattatgtaGCCGATGCACAGACAGTTATACCGGAATATTTGTATCAATGCAATTCGCAGACCCCGAG cgGCGAGAGCGCCTTCCACACACTGATGCACGGTTTCGGATGGGCAAAGAACCCGATGGTACGCCGCGTCGACAGACTGCATCCCGCCCTACCCGTTACGGTGCTGTATGGGTCTCGCTCCTGGGTGGATAATACTACGGGCCAACAGCTGGCACAGCATCGCCCGGATTCCGATACTACCGTCCAG GTGATCAACGGTGCGGGCCATCACGTATATCTCGATAAACCAGATCTATTCAATAAATACGTTAACGAAGCGTGCGCACGCGCAGATGCGGACACGACGTTCGCGACACGAATCGAAAAAACGGAGTCAGCTAGCGAGAAACGGAGTTCGGTTGACAGACAACCAGATTTAGAACCGAAACAATGCGATAACACGAACCCGGTGTCTACATCCTGA
- the LOC123712891 gene encoding (Lyso)-N-acylphosphatidylethanolamine lipase isoform X1, whose amino-acid sequence MGSELNLSTTEASFLSRAWIGNIFSIIWNWTGVWFSWTRQSDTMLRNIEKTILSCVKTAYKRFYVDIGSVVGQCDKIWTISLNDEAAQTPLVMLHGMGAGVALWCPNLDALAATRPVYAIDLLGFGRSSRPKFASDAEKVEAQWVESVEEWRREVKINHFILLGHSLGGYIATAYALKYPDRVRHLILADPWGFPEKPSNVYEKYQVPFWVRTVAKVLQPLNPLWAVRAAGPAGKWLVSKTRPDISRKFMNYVADAQTVIPEYLYQCNSQTPSGESAFHTLMHGFGWAKNPMVRRVDRLHPALPVTVLYGSRSWVDNTTGQQLAQHRPDSDTTVQVINGAGHHVYLDKPDLFNKYVNEACARADADTTFATRIEKTESASEKRSSVDRQPDLEPKQCDNTNPVSTS is encoded by the exons atgggTAGTGAATTAAATCTTTCAACTACGGAAGCCAG TTTTTTAAGCAGAGCATGgattggaaatattttttccataatTTGGAa ttGGACAGGGGTATGGTTCAGCTGGACGAGGCAATCTGACACAATGCTTAGGAATATTGAGAAGACTATACTATCAT GTGTCAAAACAGCATATAAGCGTTTCTATGTGGACATAGGGTCGGTTGTGGGGCAATGTGACAAGATATGGACGATATCATTGAACGATGAAGCGGCACAGACGCCGCTTGTAATGCTTCACGGAATGGGGGCAGGTGTGGCTTTGTGGTGCCCCAACTTAGACGCTCTGGCTGCCACGAGACCAGTCTACGCTATCGACTTATTGg GCTTTGGCCGCAGTTCGCGACCGAAGTTCGCATCAGACGCTGAAAAAGTTGAAGCTCAATGGGTCGAGTCGGTGGAAGAATGGAGACGAGAAGTCAAGATAAATCACTTCATCCTACTAGGACATAGCTTGGGAGGATACATTGCTACGGCATACGCTCTCAAATATCCTGATCG aGTACGTCACCTTATCTTAGCCGATCCGTGGGGATTTCCCGAGAAACCGTCTAATGTGTACGAGAAGTACCAAGTGCCGTTTTGGGTTCGGACGGTCGCGAAAGTCTTGCAACCTCTCAACCCTCTTTGGGCGGTCAGAGCCGCGGGACCGGCTGGCAAATGGCTGGTTTCAAAGACCCGGCCGGACATTTCGAggaaatttatgaattatgtaGCCGATGCACAGACAGTTATACCGGAATATTTGTATCAATGCAATTCGCAGACCCCGAG cgGCGAGAGCGCCTTCCACACACTGATGCACGGTTTCGGATGGGCAAAGAACCCGATGGTACGCCGCGTCGACAGACTGCATCCCGCCCTACCCGTTACGGTGCTGTATGGGTCTCGCTCCTGGGTGGATAATACTACGGGCCAACAGCTGGCACAGCATCGCCCGGATTCCGATACTACCGTCCAG GTGATCAACGGTGCGGGCCATCACGTATATCTCGATAAACCAGATCTATTCAATAAATACGTTAACGAAGCGTGCGCACGCGCAGATGCGGACACGACGTTCGCGACACGAATCGAAAAAACGGAGTCAGCTAGCGAGAAACGGAGTTCGGTTGACAGACAACCAGATTTAGAACCGAAACAATGCGATAACACGAACCCGGTGTCTACATCCTGA
- the LOC123712891 gene encoding (Lyso)-N-acylphosphatidylethanolamine lipase isoform X3, whose amino-acid sequence MGADNWTGVWFSWTRQSDTMLRNIEKTILSCVKTAYKRFYVDIGSVVGQCDKIWTISLNDEAAQTPLVMLHGMGAGVALWCPNLDALAATRPVYAIDLLGFGRSSRPKFASDAEKVEAQWVESVEEWRREVKINHFILLGHSLGGYIATAYALKYPDRVRHLILADPWGFPEKPSNVYEKYQVPFWVRTVAKVLQPLNPLWAVRAAGPAGKWLVSKTRPDISRKFMNYVADAQTVIPEYLYQCNSQTPSGESAFHTLMHGFGWAKNPMVRRVDRLHPALPVTVLYGSRSWVDNTTGQQLAQHRPDSDTTVQVINGAGHHVYLDKPDLFNKYVNEACARADADTTFATRIEKTESASEKRSSVDRQPDLEPKQCDNTNPVSTS is encoded by the exons ATGGGAGCAGACAA ttGGACAGGGGTATGGTTCAGCTGGACGAGGCAATCTGACACAATGCTTAGGAATATTGAGAAGACTATACTATCAT GTGTCAAAACAGCATATAAGCGTTTCTATGTGGACATAGGGTCGGTTGTGGGGCAATGTGACAAGATATGGACGATATCATTGAACGATGAAGCGGCACAGACGCCGCTTGTAATGCTTCACGGAATGGGGGCAGGTGTGGCTTTGTGGTGCCCCAACTTAGACGCTCTGGCTGCCACGAGACCAGTCTACGCTATCGACTTATTGg GCTTTGGCCGCAGTTCGCGACCGAAGTTCGCATCAGACGCTGAAAAAGTTGAAGCTCAATGGGTCGAGTCGGTGGAAGAATGGAGACGAGAAGTCAAGATAAATCACTTCATCCTACTAGGACATAGCTTGGGAGGATACATTGCTACGGCATACGCTCTCAAATATCCTGATCG aGTACGTCACCTTATCTTAGCCGATCCGTGGGGATTTCCCGAGAAACCGTCTAATGTGTACGAGAAGTACCAAGTGCCGTTTTGGGTTCGGACGGTCGCGAAAGTCTTGCAACCTCTCAACCCTCTTTGGGCGGTCAGAGCCGCGGGACCGGCTGGCAAATGGCTGGTTTCAAAGACCCGGCCGGACATTTCGAggaaatttatgaattatgtaGCCGATGCACAGACAGTTATACCGGAATATTTGTATCAATGCAATTCGCAGACCCCGAG cgGCGAGAGCGCCTTCCACACACTGATGCACGGTTTCGGATGGGCAAAGAACCCGATGGTACGCCGCGTCGACAGACTGCATCCCGCCCTACCCGTTACGGTGCTGTATGGGTCTCGCTCCTGGGTGGATAATACTACGGGCCAACAGCTGGCACAGCATCGCCCGGATTCCGATACTACCGTCCAG GTGATCAACGGTGCGGGCCATCACGTATATCTCGATAAACCAGATCTATTCAATAAATACGTTAACGAAGCGTGCGCACGCGCAGATGCGGACACGACGTTCGCGACACGAATCGAAAAAACGGAGTCAGCTAGCGAGAAACGGAGTTCGGTTGACAGACAACCAGATTTAGAACCGAAACAATGCGATAACACGAACCCGGTGTCTACATCCTGA
- the LOC123712773 gene encoding Bardet-Biedl syndrome 2 protein-like isoform X1 gives MQISTAQPVFKLELNHKVTPGVVIIAKYDGTHPCLTASAGYDKIIIHHPHGLVGGRAQRSEAHAEVSELNLSQAVKALAAGPLKDDCTRDMLLIGSPTQILAYDVHENTDLFFKELPDGVNVINTGRVGKSSEMLAVVGGNSSVIGLNGKGEEIFWNVVSGRVVAVSVFDFDKDGENELLIGCEDSFIRVMKNNQFIVELPETGSVLCLSPISDVRFAYGLANGTIGVYEEGIRLWRVKSKQNAVSLHSSGEWLACCWTNGRVDWRDGTGRVVRRVQLRSNSAGMLLADYRSLGVPDLVCVSNRGEVLGYPPHQERSGFNITKKYASEEDRLAITELMNKKQALLVELQHYEANAAVDNSNADLGHSQPSAMPTNTRLQVAVTTDCHEGCIQLAISTNNETIVRAALILAEGVFETGETLARHPSHGQLRSILFIPLRPPRDVPIDVHIKALIGYPDSEQFHIFELTKHLPRFAMYKLIDATIQKPKIEGNVTFHITERVQRIYIWINQNFLLEQDIEIVNEESKDINLNFKSLRDKSNLQMNFSVDGQVKLKTNDIRLAGDLIQSLATFLNLTNLQTCAHFPVAEEKLWAEMFNATEHGETRSRLAAESAEKAQMITALLPAAIDAASYDIKEMLNRYKEVMLLNDELLIGCHVRRSSQEQTVTSLKNLHGILQQAARLRVGKYGKAVVTACRKAVQDNNTDALIKILRVGDS, from the exons ATGCAAATATCTACTGCTCAACCCGTGTTTAAGTTGGAATTAAACCACAAAGTAACGCCTGGCGTTGTTATAATAGCTAAATACGATGGAACACATCCTTGCTTGACAGCATCGGCTGGATACGATAAA attattattcACCACCCTCATGGCCTTGTTGGCGGTCGTGCACAGCGATCAGAGGCACATGCTGAGGTTTCTGAGCTTAACCTTAGCCAAGCTGTTAAAGCACTTGCCGCTGGACCACTGAAAGATGACTGTACCAGAGACATGCTTCTTATTGGTTCGCCTACTCAGATATTAG CCTACGACGTTCATGAAAACACTGACTTGTTCTTCAAAGAACTGCCGGATGGcgtaaatgttataaatacagGTAGAGTAGGTAAAAGTAGTGAAATGCTGGCTGTCGTGGGTGGGAACAGTTCCGTGATAGGTTTGAACGGAAAAGGTGAGGAAATCTTTTGGAACGTTGTTAGCGGCAGGGTGGTTGCTGTGAGCGTATTTGACTTTGATAAGGATGGAGAAAATGAG CTTCTAATAGGTTGTGAAGATTCATTTATAAGGGTTATGAAAAATAACCAATTTATAGTGGAACTTCCTGAAACCGGCTCGGTTCTCTGTTTATCTCCAATATCCGATGTTCGCTTTGCCTATGGTCTTGCAAACGGTACTATAGGAGTTTACGAAGAAGGAATACGTTTATGGAGAGTGAAG TCAAAACAAAATGCAGTATCCCTGCATAGTTCTGGCGAGTGGCTTGCATGTTGTTGGACCAATGGTCGAGTGGACTGGCGAGATGGTACCGGCCGTGTTGTGAGAAGAGTTCAACTACGATCTAATTCCGCAGGAATGTTGCTCGCAGATTATCGTTCACTTGGCGTTCCAGATTTAGTTTGCGTGTCTAATAGGGGtgaag TATTAGGTTACCCTCCTCACCAAGAAAGGTCCGGATTTAATATTACCAAAAAATATGCATCGGAGGAAGACCGTCTTGCTATAACTGAGTTGATGAACAAGAAGCAAGCGTTGTTGGTTGAACTCCAACATTATGAAGCAAATGCTGCAGTGGACAACTCTAATGCAGATTTAGGACATAGCCAGCCATCAGCCATGCCTACCAATACGAGACTTCAGGTTGCTGTAACTACAGATTGTCatgaa GGTTGCATACAGCTTGCAATTTCCACAAACAATGAGACTATAGTGCGAGCAGCCCTCATTTTAGCTGAAGGTGTTTTTGAAACTGGTGAAACTTTAGCTCGTCATCCCTCTCATGGACAGCTACGCTCTATACTTTTTATACCACTTAGACCACCAAGAGATGTACCAATTGATGTTCACATAAAG GCACTGATTGGCTATCCTGATAGTGAACAGTTCCATATTTTTGAATTGACAAAACACCTACCACGCTTTGCAATGTATAAACTGATAGATGCCACTATTCAGAAACCAAAAATTGAAGGAAATGTAACATTTCACATCACAGAAAGAGTTCAGAGGATTTATATTTGGATAAACCAAAACTTCCTCTTAGAGCAAGACATTGAAATAGTAAATGAGGAATCCAAAgatattaatcttaatttcaAGTCTCTTCgtgataaaagtaatttacagATGAACTTTAGTGTGGATGGTCAggtcaaattaaaaacaaatgacattaGATTAGCTGGAGACCTGATACAGAGTTTAGCAACGTTTTTGAATCTAACCAATCTACAG ACATGCGCACACTTTCCCGTCGCAGAGGAAAAGTTATGGGCTGAAATGTTTAATGCGACCGAGCACGGTGAAACAAGGTCGCGGTTGGCAGCTGAAAGCGCTGAGAAAGCTCAAATGATTACAGCTTTACTGCCGGCTGCTATAGATGCTGCGTCTTATGAcat aaaaGAAATGTTAAATCGATATAAAGAAGTTATGCTACTTAATGATGAATTACTAATTGGTTGTCACGTACGACGATCATCACAGGAACAAACAGTAACCTCTTTAAAAAACCTTCATGGTATACTCCAACAAGCGGCAAGACTTCGTG TTGGTAAATACGGTAAAGCAGTTGTAACAGCGTGCAGAAAAGCCGTTCAAGATAATAATACAGATGCACTCATTAAAATATTGCGAGTTGGAGATTCTTAA
- the LOC123712773 gene encoding Bardet-Biedl syndrome 2 protein homolog isoform X2, translated as MQISTAQPVFKLELNHKVTPGVVIIAKYDGTHPCLTASAGYDKIIIHHPHGLVGGRAQRSEAHAEVSELNLSQAVKALAAGPLKDDCTRDMLLIGSPTQILAYDVHENTDLFFKELPDGVNVINTGRVGKSSEMLAVVGGNSSVIGLNGKGEEIFWNVVSGRVVAVSVFDFDKDGENELLIGCEDSFIRVMKNNQFIVELPETGSVLCLSPISDVRFAYGLANGTIGVYEEGIRLWRVKSKQNAVSLHSSGEWLACCWTNGRVDWRDGTGRVVRRVQLRSNSAGMLLADYRSLGVPDLVCVSNRGEVLGYPPHQERSGFNITKKYASEEDRLAITELMNKKQALLVELQHYEANAAVDNSNADLGHSQPSAMPTNTRLQVAVTTDCHEALIGYPDSEQFHIFELTKHLPRFAMYKLIDATIQKPKIEGNVTFHITERVQRIYIWINQNFLLEQDIEIVNEESKDINLNFKSLRDKSNLQMNFSVDGQVKLKTNDIRLAGDLIQSLATFLNLTNLQTCAHFPVAEEKLWAEMFNATEHGETRSRLAAESAEKAQMITALLPAAIDAASYDIKEMLNRYKEVMLLNDELLIGCHVRRSSQEQTVTSLKNLHGILQQAARLRVGKYGKAVVTACRKAVQDNNTDALIKILRVGDS; from the exons ATGCAAATATCTACTGCTCAACCCGTGTTTAAGTTGGAATTAAACCACAAAGTAACGCCTGGCGTTGTTATAATAGCTAAATACGATGGAACACATCCTTGCTTGACAGCATCGGCTGGATACGATAAA attattattcACCACCCTCATGGCCTTGTTGGCGGTCGTGCACAGCGATCAGAGGCACATGCTGAGGTTTCTGAGCTTAACCTTAGCCAAGCTGTTAAAGCACTTGCCGCTGGACCACTGAAAGATGACTGTACCAGAGACATGCTTCTTATTGGTTCGCCTACTCAGATATTAG CCTACGACGTTCATGAAAACACTGACTTGTTCTTCAAAGAACTGCCGGATGGcgtaaatgttataaatacagGTAGAGTAGGTAAAAGTAGTGAAATGCTGGCTGTCGTGGGTGGGAACAGTTCCGTGATAGGTTTGAACGGAAAAGGTGAGGAAATCTTTTGGAACGTTGTTAGCGGCAGGGTGGTTGCTGTGAGCGTATTTGACTTTGATAAGGATGGAGAAAATGAG CTTCTAATAGGTTGTGAAGATTCATTTATAAGGGTTATGAAAAATAACCAATTTATAGTGGAACTTCCTGAAACCGGCTCGGTTCTCTGTTTATCTCCAATATCCGATGTTCGCTTTGCCTATGGTCTTGCAAACGGTACTATAGGAGTTTACGAAGAAGGAATACGTTTATGGAGAGTGAAG TCAAAACAAAATGCAGTATCCCTGCATAGTTCTGGCGAGTGGCTTGCATGTTGTTGGACCAATGGTCGAGTGGACTGGCGAGATGGTACCGGCCGTGTTGTGAGAAGAGTTCAACTACGATCTAATTCCGCAGGAATGTTGCTCGCAGATTATCGTTCACTTGGCGTTCCAGATTTAGTTTGCGTGTCTAATAGGGGtgaag TATTAGGTTACCCTCCTCACCAAGAAAGGTCCGGATTTAATATTACCAAAAAATATGCATCGGAGGAAGACCGTCTTGCTATAACTGAGTTGATGAACAAGAAGCAAGCGTTGTTGGTTGAACTCCAACATTATGAAGCAAATGCTGCAGTGGACAACTCTAATGCAGATTTAGGACATAGCCAGCCATCAGCCATGCCTACCAATACGAGACTTCAGGTTGCTGTAACTACAGATTGTCatgaa GCACTGATTGGCTATCCTGATAGTGAACAGTTCCATATTTTTGAATTGACAAAACACCTACCACGCTTTGCAATGTATAAACTGATAGATGCCACTATTCAGAAACCAAAAATTGAAGGAAATGTAACATTTCACATCACAGAAAGAGTTCAGAGGATTTATATTTGGATAAACCAAAACTTCCTCTTAGAGCAAGACATTGAAATAGTAAATGAGGAATCCAAAgatattaatcttaatttcaAGTCTCTTCgtgataaaagtaatttacagATGAACTTTAGTGTGGATGGTCAggtcaaattaaaaacaaatgacattaGATTAGCTGGAGACCTGATACAGAGTTTAGCAACGTTTTTGAATCTAACCAATCTACAG ACATGCGCACACTTTCCCGTCGCAGAGGAAAAGTTATGGGCTGAAATGTTTAATGCGACCGAGCACGGTGAAACAAGGTCGCGGTTGGCAGCTGAAAGCGCTGAGAAAGCTCAAATGATTACAGCTTTACTGCCGGCTGCTATAGATGCTGCGTCTTATGAcat aaaaGAAATGTTAAATCGATATAAAGAAGTTATGCTACTTAATGATGAATTACTAATTGGTTGTCACGTACGACGATCATCACAGGAACAAACAGTAACCTCTTTAAAAAACCTTCATGGTATACTCCAACAAGCGGCAAGACTTCGTG TTGGTAAATACGGTAAAGCAGTTGTAACAGCGTGCAGAAAAGCCGTTCAAGATAATAATACAGATGCACTCATTAAAATATTGCGAGTTGGAGATTCTTAA